In the Sedimentisphaera cyanobacteriorum genome, ATAACCTTCAGCCCGAGGTTCGAAAAGGCATCAATGCTTTTTTGGATTTCAGCAGAAGGTGGATGGCTGAGCCCCCAGTGCCCCTGTATGCCGATGCCGTCTATTCGAATGCCCTTGCTTTGCAGCTTCTTTGCAAGCTCTGCGGCGGCCTTTCTCTTTTTGCCTCGATACATATTATAATCATTGTAATACAGCTCCGCCTCGGGCGCTGCCTGATGAGCATATTCAAATGCCTTGGCGATATAATCATCGCCTATAATCTCACGCCATTTCGTATTTCTGAGCGAGCCGTTATCCTCAATCGCCTCGTTCACGACATCCCAGCCATGCACTTTCCCCTTATACCTGCCTGCAGCCTTGAATATATGCTCCTTCATCCTTTTGAGCAGTTCTTCGCGGCTAACCTCGCTTCCATCTGCATTTTTGAACACCCAGTCCGGCGTCTGATTATGCCAGATTAGCGTATGGCCCACAACGAACATCGAATTTTCAGCCCCGATGGATGCGTATTTATCTGCCGGCTCAAAATTGTACTCATCAGGCTCCGGATGTATGCTGCTCCATTTCATCACATTCTCAGGCGTGATGGAATTGAATTGTTCGCGAAGAAGGCTTACTGCTTTTGGGGAGCGGCCGTAAATCTGGCTTCTGTTTACAGTAGCGCCGATATGAAAATCATCTTTGAAAACGTCTTTCAGACTTGTTAAAGAATTTTCCTCAGCTGCAAAGCATAAAGATACTGCTGCAAATAATGCTGCAAACCACAATCTCATAAATTCTCCCTTAATTCAAACCGCAGGAATTTTACCGCTGCACGATGATATTCAAATTTGATTTAATTTGCAAATACCATCTAACGGCTCTTCTGCATTTAGGCGAATTTATTCGGTTTCGATTTTGGCTTCGAGGATTCCTGCGCAGGAGGTCTTTTTCGGGTTTACCACAATCCTCATTGCCTCGCACTCTTTTACCTCTGCTGGATGGACTGTGTTGAATGAATCCTCAATCACGCTGTAGGAATCTGTCAGGTACGGCTCCATCTTCTCCCAGCTTCCGCTGATTTTTCGCTCGATATGCCAGCTTGCAGGAAGCTGCACGCCGCCGCCGCCGTTGTAGAAATAAAGCCCAGCAGACGAAACTTTCTGGGTCTCATCGAAGCTGTAGGTGATTGTCTGGGACTTACCCCTTCTCGGCCAGCTCGTCCAGCGCGGGATGCTTCTGTCGCTTGAAGACTCTGGAATCTTCCCGTCGCTAACAGCTTCCGCTTCATCTCCGCGATACGTATAGCTCGCTTCGATAATGCCCATATTGCTTATAAAGGCGTTTTCGCTCATTGCGGCCTTCCTTGCTCCCTGCTTGGTCTGGGCGAACCATACAGTCATACTCGTTCTCGGATTGCGGTTGTTCCAAACGTTGTAAGGAGTAAGCACCACCTGCCTGATATCAGGGCTATTGTATTTGCGAGCAGGCAAGACGATCTTCTTATTGCCCGCAAGCATTCCGTTTTTAATCTCAAGCACCTTCCCGGCAGCGCTGGTTTGGGTCAGATAGAAATTCTGAACCTTGCCTTTGCCGTTATCCGGCTCTTCGGCGCAGTAAACTATCGGGCCGCGCTCCACGGCCGCCTTGCCGATATTCGCTTCCACCTTATCTATGCAGTCAACGTATCGCACGGGCATATCCATAAACAGCTCCACGCTGTCTCCCCTTTGCCATTTGCGCTTTATAACTGCATATCCCTTCTGCATTTCCGGCTCAATTACCCTGCCGTTTACTGATATATTCCAGCTTGGCTTGATATTGTCTATGTAGCTGTAGAGTCCGCCCGGGGCGGGCTTGTTTCTGCACCAGCCCGGGATGCGAACCATAAGCCTGAATTCTCTCTGCTGCTCCGGCGAAACCTCTATCTCCACTTCGCCGTTCCATGGGTATTCTGTTTTCTGCTTCAGCTCCACATCCACTGAATCAAGCGATACATTCGCATCGCTCTTGCCAAACAGATTCACATACAAATCATCGTTTCGCACTGCATATACATACCCGGGGACTGATGCCATAAAGCGGGTTATGTTTGTAGGGCAGCATGCGCAGCCGAACCAAGGCGAACGGGAGTAGCTGCCCTGCGATTCGAGCGGGTTTGGATAGAAGAATTCGTCGCCGTCAAGCGATACCCCGCTCACTGTACTGTTGTACAGCGTTCGCTCAAGCACGTCTATATATTTCGAATCTCCGTGCAGGAGGAACATCCTGTGATTGAGCATTACAAACGCCACCTGCGCGCAGGTTTCGCAGTACGCGCTTTCGTTGGGCAGTTCGTAGTTATCGCCGTAGGCCTCGCCGGCGTGCCTTGCGCCAACGCCGCCGGTAATGTAATACTTTTTGCCTACTATATTATTCCAGATGGCGTCGATAGCACCAATGTATTCTTTGCTTCCTGTCATTGCAGCGATATCGGCCATACCGCTGTACATATAATTCGCCCGAACGGCATGACCTACAGCCTCCTTCTGCTCGGTAACGGGCTTATGCGCCTGTCGGTACTCCGAATGGGAGCCCGGGCTGCTCTGCTCGCCGCGGCGTTCAAGGAATTCCTCGGCCATCTTGAGATAGCGCTCATTCCCAGTAACGCGGTACAGCCTTGCAAGCCCCATCTCAATCTCCTGATGCCCCGGGTAGCCCTGATGTTCGCCGTCTAAGAATAGATCGCAAACCAGATCGGCATTTTTTATCGCTACTTCGAGGAAGGTCCTGCGTCCTGTGGCGGTGTAGTGAGCAGCCGCAGCCTCGTACATATGCCCCGCATTGTAAAGCTCGTGTGAGCTTTTGAGATTATCCCAAGGCTTATTTATGTAGCAGCAATTGCCGGTTTTCGCATCTCTGTCTCTGGCTTTGAGCGTCCAAGCTGTGTACAGATAGCCGTTATCGTGCTGAGCTCCGGCAACCCATCCAATAAGATTCTCCAAATACTCCTCAAGCTCGGGATCTTTCTCTACCATAAGGCAGTATGCAGCGCCTTCCATAATCTTGAAAACATCAGAATCGTCGAAGCCCTGCCTGCCCTGAAATTCCTGATTGATCACACCGGCAGCGGCCTTGAAGTTGTCTATCCGGCCGGTCTGTTCGCATTTCTCGAATGCGTAGGGGATGGTAACGTTTTTGTTCGTTTCGAGCCGAGGCTTCCAGAATGAATCATTGAAATGAACTTTCGTGAAATCCACCGGCTGATAGGGATAGCTCCCTGCGGCCATAACTGCCGAAACCGAAACTAAAAGCACAAACATAACTGATATAGTTTTTCCTGAACGCTGCATATAAGACCTTTCCTGAAAATTCAAATCGTGAAAACTGTCTTAGAATAAAATCTGAAGCGCAACATTTTTATCCGCTCCAGAGCATCTCATTTGGTGTCCGATAGTTTAAGCATTTCCTTGGCCTATTATTGATTAAGGATACGGCTTTGTCAATTTCTGCTTTGCTTACTTTCTTAAAATCAGTACCTTTTGGAAAAAACTGACGCAGCAGTCCGTTGGTATTTTCGTTCGTACCACGCTGATATGAGCTGTACGGATCAGCAAAGTAGCAGCATAGACCGACCATTCTTTCCATCTCCTTAAATCCGCCAAATTCCTTGCCGTTATCAACCGTTAGTGTCTTTCGTTTGAACTTAGGAATTTTCCTGAATATTCTCTTGGTAGTAACGTTCATACTGGCTGCACTCTTGTCATCCATTTTACCGACCAGCAGGTAGCGGGTTTTCCGCTCTACATGGGTGGCAACAAACGAACTGTGCCCCTTGCCGCTTACGGTATCACCTTCCCAGTCGCCAATGCGGCTGCGTTTATCAACAACAGCCGGACGTTCACTGATCGGAGCTCTCTCCGGTATCCGGCCACGTTTGTCGCTGCTGCCGTGTTTCTTTCTCCTTTTACGATGTCCTTGCCTCAAATACTTATAATAATCGCCGCCGGCAGCTTTATCTCTCTTTATCCAACTATATATGGTTAAATGACTTACGCGCATTTCCTGCTCGTAGGGATAATCAATTTTAAGGCGAGCGGATATCTGCTCGGGCGAGTGATATTGTTCAAGTTTATTGATTACAAGCCGGCACAATCGGCCGTTCTGCTCCAAGCGATAAGGGCGTTTGGATGCGACTCTGCGTTTGTTGTAATATCCAAGGGCAAGGTGCGGTTTGTAATCCCCAGTTGAAGAGACATTGCGACTCAATTCTCGACTTATCGTGCCCTTGTTTCTGCCGAGATATTCGGCAATCTGAGATAATTTTTTTCCTTTTGCCTGCATTTTTAGTATGCATTCTCTTTCATTGATGTTAAGATGTTTGTAGCCCATTGCGGTTCCTTAAATAGAGTATTTTTCGTAAAAAACATTCTATCGGAAACACCCGTAATGGGCACTCTTTTTTTTACTTTTCTATGCTTGCTCTGCTGTTATAATTAAATCGCTGCTGCAGGGGATAGGGCTATGCTGGAGAGCAACCCGAGCGCTGCAACTGTCAAACTTGGGAAAAGGCGGCCTAAAAACCGCCTTGCCTATGAAATTCCCAGGTTTGCCTAAAGCGATAAACTCCAGCCCGCCTCAGGCGGGCTGATTAAATTAGCAAAGCGTTGCGCTTCAAATTAAAATTCAAGTTTTTAACCCTCAAAATTGAAAAAATACTTGGCCTGCTAATTTTTCAGGTTATAAATCTACAAGATAAGTAAAATCTAAACTTGAAAGGTTATTGAAATGAAAAGAATTGCTTTGGTTTTGACTGTTTTGTTAGCGGCAGTTAATTATGCTTATTCAGCCGGGATAGAAATGAATATTTCACCTGACGGCAGCAATGTGAAAGTAACTTACGGCGGCAGCCTCGATTTAACCAGCTTTTTCAACTCTGGCTCAGTAGAAAGTAGGGACTCTGTCGGCGAACAGGCTTTGCTATAGCCTCAGGAACCGGTTATTGGCGTCTTTACTACCACTGCGGATACGGAGATGGGGTTTATCTCGGGTATTGATTCTCCGCTGCCCTCTTTCGGCTCTGATGTACAATCTGTCCCAGACAGTTTTTACGGCGACAGTTTTGGAGTAACAATAGTTTCTGACACGTCAGATCAAGCTATCTTTTTTGACGAGAAGGATATCGACGAGAATAACATTGCCTCGGTAAGCGGCGGGATGACTTTTCAAAACAAAACAATTTCCGATCTGGGGCTCAATTTGGGCACTTACCAAATGAACGACTCAGATTTCGCTGAAGACGAAAACGTTACAATGACCATAACCCCCGAACCGGCAACTCTCGCGATCCTTGGTCTGGGAGGACTGTTCGTGCGCCGCCGCAGAGCCTGAGAGGATAAAACTTCTTGAGGATTTTTGACCCCGCCGGCATCCATCTTAGGCACGGATTAAATACCCGCTGCAGTTTTTTGAATCACGAGGCACGCGAAAATCACTAAATTCCTCTTAGGTGTTATAAACCAGAGCCTTATATTCAATAATTATCTGCACAGTCTGCGTACTCTGCGGATTTAAACTGCCTGCCGCACAAATCACAGCTGCTTTCTGCTCAGAGATTTGCAATGTCTTAAAAAATTTTATTTTTTTTCTTGCAATCGGCTATAAGTAGGACTAAAATAGTTATATATTAAAAGGAAAATGAGATGGATGTAATAAGAAGAAACACAGACTACGCCCTCAGGATAATGGTAAACCTTGCCTCAAACTATATGAAAGGGTCTAAAACCTCTCGTCAGCTCTCGAAAGAGGAAGAGGTTTCCAGCCAGCTTACAAGCAAACTGCTTCAAACTCTTAAGGCTGCAGGATTCGTAAAAAGCATTATGGGAGTAAAAGGCGGATTTGAGCTGGCCAAGCCGCCTTCGCAAATTCAAATGCTTGAGGTTGTAGCTGCAGTTCAGGGGCCTATTACTCTGAACAGATGCGTGCTTGGCAAAGATAAATGTCCTAAACAGGGCAAATGCCCAATGACTGCAAAGCTGAATTCCCTTCAGCAAACAATTGAAGAAAACCTAAGAAGCGTAACGATGGCAGACCTTGCCGAACTTGTAAAAGATAATTAAAGGATTAGAAATGATAATTACAAAAACAAAAGATACTCCTTTCACCGAAAACCCGCATAAAGTTAAGGCTCAAAAACTTTACGATAAAACAACCGCCCAGATAATCCACCTCACACTTGAGCAGGGAGAATCTCTTCGAAAACACATAACGCCTGTTGACGTAGCGTTTTATGTATTGGAAGGAAAAGGATTAGTAGAGATCGGCGAAGAAAGCCATGAAGCAGAAAAGGACGATATAATTGAAAGCCCCAAAAATATCCCGCACCGATGGATAAACACCTCCGATGAAAAGTTAAGAATACTCGTTATCAAGACCCCTGCCCCAACCAGCGCAACTAGAATCCTCTGAGACTGGCGGGAGCCGAAAAGAATTTTTTTATTTTTTGTTATATTTGAAAGGATTGCATTATGTTTTGTTATCAATGCCAGGAAGCCCTTGGAATAAGGGGTGTGTAAGGAACGGAATGTGCGGAAAAAAGGGGTTTACCGCAGACCTCCAAGACCTGCTGATTTATACGGTGAAAGGCGTATCTCTTGCAGCAGAAAAAGCGGAAAAGTATGACGAAGAGGTGATCGATTTTGTGCGGAAGGCGATGTTCACCACTGTAACGAACGTAAGCTTTGATGATGAGAGGATCCTCGAAACGATTAAAAAAGGCCTTTCACTGAGAGATAAGATTATCAGCGAGGCCGGTATCGACAGCTCCGGCTCAGACGTTCTAACATGGAACTGCGGCAGCGAAGATGAATTTCGCGAGAAGGCCGATAAGGTCGGCGTTTTGAACACTGAGAATGAAGACATAAGGTCTCTGCGGGAACTGCTCACCTACGGCGTAAAAGGGATAGCGGCATACGCAGACCACGCAGCTGTGCTTGGCTATAACGACCCGACAGTGGATGATTTTATGGTGAAGGCGATGGCTGCAGCCACAAAAGACCTGTCCGCTGATGAGCTAACCAGTATGGTGCTGGCAGCCGGTAATAATGGTGTAAATGTTATGGCGGTTCTCGATAAGGCTCACAACGAAACCTACGGCAGCCCTGAGATCTCAGAGGTGAATCTGGGTGTTGGCCAGAGGCCGGGAATCTTAATCTCAGGCCATGATATGAAGGATATGCAGGAGCTTCTCGAGCAGACAGAAAACACCGGCGTAGATGTTTATACACACGGCGAAATGCTTCCGGCCAACTATTATCCGGCGTTTAAGAAATTCGACCACTTCATCGGCAACTACGGCAATTCTTGGTGGGCTCAGGATGAGGAATTCGAGGCGTTCAACGGCCCGATACTTATGACAACAAACTGCCTTATCCCGCCGAAAGACTCATACAAAGACAAGGTGTTTACAACGAGCGTTGTGGCATTTCCCGGTATGAAGCATATTCCCGACAGACCGGAAGGCGGAAGCAAAGACTTCTCAAAGATTATCGAGATGGCTAAGCAGTGCGACCCGCCGAAAGAGCTCGAAACCGGCAAGCTTGTGGGAGGATTCGCTCATAATCAGGTAATGCAGCTTGCAGATAAGGTTGTGGATGCGGTTAAGTCCGGCGCTGTGCGAAAGTTTGTGGTGATGGCAGGCTGCGACGGCCGGCACGATACCAGAAACTACTACACCGAATTCGCAAAGCAGCTGCCAAGCGATACGATTATCCTTACTGCCGGCTGCGCTAAATACCGCTACAACAAGCTCGACCTCGGCGATATCGGCGGAATACCGCGCGTGCTCGATGCCGGGCAGTGCAACGACAGCTACTCACTCGCACTGATAGCTTTGAAGCTGAAGGAAGCCTTTGAGCTGGAAGACATCAACGACCTGCCGATTGTTTACAACGTGGCGTGGTATGAGCAGAAGGCGGTTATTGTTCTGCTTGCTCTGCTCGCTCTTGGCGTAAAGAATATTCACCTCGGCCCGACACTGCCGGCATTCCTCTCTGAGAACGTGGCGAATGTGCTCGTGGAAAAATTCGACATCTCACCAATCAGCACAGTGGAAGAAGATATGAAAAAGCTTGTCGGCTAAAACCGCAGCTATATGTACAAAAAGCTCCCCGAAATTCGGGGATCTTACTTTTTTCTTATCACTTTTTTTCTTTGAGCTGGGCGGAGTTTCAAAGCGGGAATCAAATACTATTCATACTGCTTTCTCCCCTCTTTCCTTACTGCTGATACGCACTGCATCGTTCAGAGGCAATACATAAATTTTCCCGTCTCCGCGAAGCCCAGTATGGGCTGCTTGGGCAATTGCTGAAAGCACCTGATCCACTAAATCATTATGGCATGATAGCTCTAATTTAATATGGGGGCTTGTCTTGAACGAAATTTCGCGGTCGTTCACACTGCGGTCTTGGCCGAAGCCCTGAACCTCTGAGGAGCTTGCGCCCGTAAGCCCTTCAATTTTATGCAATGCAAGCATTACTGCATCAAGCATATTAGGTTTTACAAAAGCGATTATCATTTTCATTTCGAATCTCCTTCACTATTGCATTTCAATTATCTGCTGCGGCGAAAACCACTTATACAGAGCGGGTATCACCAGCAGGGTCAGTATTGTAGAAGTTATAAGTCCGCCGATAACAACCATTGCCAGCGGCTTCTGCACCTCGCTTCCCGTGCCGGAAGAGAGAAGCAGCGGAACCAGCCCCAGAGCAGTAGTTCCGGCAGTCATCAGTACAGGCCTCAAACGCATACACGCCCCTTGCACAGATGCTTCATCAATCGGCAGGCCCTTTTCCGTTAACTGGTTAAGATAAGTTACCAGAACCATCCCGTTCTCAAGAGCAATCCCGAACAATGCAATAAATCCAATTGATGCAGGGACAGAAAAATTCTCGCCGAAAAGCCACAGGGCGGCAACCCCGCCAACCAGAGCCAAAGGAATATTAAAAAGAATAAGCAGTGTGTTTGAAATCTTTTTGAAATTGATATAAAGCAGCAAAGCGATAATTGACAAGGTGATCGGGATTACAACCGCTAACCGCTTGTTTGCTTTCTGCTGCAGTTCAAATTGACCACCCCAAGAAATGAAGCACCCCGGGGGCAGGTTAATCTCTGCATTGATCTTCTTTTTCGCATCTTCAACGAAACTTCCTATATCCCGCCCAACTACATTACACTGAACAGAAAGATATCGCTGATTGTTCTCACGCTGTATCTGCCTTGGGCCAACTACTTCTTTGACAACCGCCAGCTCATCCAGCGGAACTCGTTTTCCCTCGGGAGTTTCTGCAATTATATCTCGAATAGCTTCGGGGGTTGCTCTTGCAGACTTTTCATATCTGAGGTAAATATCGAATCGCCGAATCCCTTCAAATATTTGTCCAACTTCTACCCCGCCAACGGCTGCTTCTATCACTCTCTGAATTTCCGAAATATCCATCCCATAACGTGCAGCTGCTTGGCGGTCTGGGCGGATAACAAGCTGAGGGGCGCCAACCATCTGCTGCACCTGCACATCAGCTGCCCCGTTTACAGTTCTGATTACTTCTGCGATTTGGTCGCCCTTGGACTTCAGAGTATCCAGCTCGCCCCCAAATAACTTTACAGCAAGCTCAGCTTTTACGCCGCCGATAAGCTCATCAACTGAAAGCTGTATCGGCTGGGTGATGTTGCTTTGAACGCCTGGGAAGCGTTTGAGCTTTTCTCTAATTTTCGCCTCAATATCAACCTGACTAAGGGCACCTGACCATTCTGATTTGGGCTTGAGAATAACATTCATATGACTTACATTTACCGGAGCTGAATGCGCTCCTACCTCCCCGCGTCCAATCCGGCTTACGACTTCCCCAACTTCGGGTATCTGAAGAAAACGTTTTTCCAAAAGCAATACATTGCGTTTTGATTCTTTTATGGAAGCCGAAGGTGCAAAAGTTAGATTTACCATAATATCACCTTCAAGAAGTCTCGGAGTAAATTCACTGCCGAGTCTCGGATAAATTGCAGCTCCCAAAATCAGCAATGCAGCAGCAAGAATTACAGTAACATAACGAAATCTAACGAAGAACCTTACCAAAGGCTGATAAGCTTTGAGCAGAATTCGAACAATAAAAGGCTCGCTCTTGTCTTTATGTGATTTTTCAGCTTTCTTCGCCGCAGGACGCCTCATAAGGATACTGCACAAAGCAGGAGCTTGCAGAACAGCATATATCAAAGAACCCAAAAGCGCCAATGCTACTGTAGCTGCAAGAGGCCGGAATGTTTTACCTTCAACACCCTGCAATGTGAACAAGGGAAGAAACACAAGTATTATAATGGAAATAGCAAATGTAATTGGCCGGGCAACTTCTGAACAGGCTCTTGCAGCAACATGAGCTGCCGGCTCGTCCGGGCTGGCCTCGCTTAACATCCTGTCAACATTTTCCACTACTACAATTGTCCCGTCAACAAGCATTCCAATGGCAATTGCAATTCCGCCGAAAGTCATCAGATTGGCCGAAAGACCAAGGTATTTCATAGCAATAAAAGTAAACAGCACAGAAAAGGCCAGTGCAACAGAAACAATTACACTCGGCCTGAAGCCGCCCATAAACACAAAAACAACAATGACAACAAGAATGACACCCTGCAATAATGCATTTTTAACTGTATCCAAGGAAGCATCAACAATTGTTTTCTGCTCATAAAAAGGAACTATCTTTACCTCATCAGGCAGGCTTTTTTGTATCTCATCAATTTTTTCCTGCACTCTTTCTATGACAGTAGATGAATTTGTACCGAGCAGCTTAACAACCATACCTGCAACAACTTCTTCTTTTCCATTGCGGGTTTGCAGGCCGCGGCGGATTGCCCCGCCGATCTTAACTTCTGCAACATCGCTAATGTGTACAGGCCTGCCGTCAACAGTCTTTACAGCAATGCTTTTCAAATCTGAAATACCTTCGGCAAGGCCTTCAGACCGAACGACAAGCTGCTCACCATCTTGTTCAATGAATTGGGCTCCGGCATTTACATTATTCTCTTTGATGCGACGGATTACTTCATTGAGCGTCAAATCATATCGAATCAGTGCCTCGGGGGATACAACAATTTGGAACTGCTTTTCATGTCCGCCTATGCCCAGAACCTCAGTAACTCCAGGGACAGTCTGAAGATTGAATTTAACTATCCAGTCCTGAATTGTTCTCAGCTCGGTCAAAGAGTATTCCCCTGAGGTATCTTTTAGGTAATAGTAAAGAATCTGCCCCTGACCTGTTGCTATAGGCCCCATCTTAGGATCGCCAAATCCTTCCGGTATCTCCTCGCGAGCCTCCTGAAGCTTCTCTCCAACTAACTGACGGGCAAAATAAATATCTGTTCCATCCTCAAAATAAATGCTGACAACAGATAAACCAAAATTTGACACCGACCTGATCTTACTAACTTTCGGCAGCCCCGTCATCTTTGCTTCTACCGGATAGGTTACATATTTTTCCACTTCTTCCGGTGCTAGCCCTTCAGTAACTGTAAAAACCTGTACAAGTGAGGGGGAAACATCAGGGAATGCATCAACCGGAAGTTCATTTAGACTTTTAATTCCAAAAATAACTGCCAGTAAAACCGACAATACTACCAGCAGCTTATTGGATAATGACATATCAATTATTTTCTTCAGCATTGTTTACTCCTGCTTATCAATGGTTATGGCCGCCAAACGATCCTTTGTTCAATTCAGCCTTTAGAGTAAAGGTGTTACTAACTGCGATGGTTTGGCCTTTACTTAAACCTGAAACCACTTCAACGTTCTTCCCGCTGCTTTTGCCTGTTTGAATATGGGCAGGCTTGAACCCGTGCTCAGTTTTGACAAAAACAACCTTTTCCTCACCGACAGTCTGCACGGCCGCTTTGGGAATAACCAAATCGTGCTGGGAATAAGCTGTTTCAATTACTCCGGCAGCGAAAAGCCCCGGACGCCATTTTCCGCTGGAATTATCAATTACAACCCGCGCAGAAGCGGTGCGCGTT is a window encoding:
- a CDS encoding endo-1,4-beta-xylanase — protein: MRLWFAALFAAVSLCFAAEENSLTSLKDVFKDDFHIGATVNRSQIYGRSPKAVSLLREQFNSITPENVMKWSSIHPEPDEYNFEPADKYASIGAENSMFVVGHTLIWHNQTPDWVFKNADGSEVSREELLKRMKEHIFKAAGRYKGKVHGWDVVNEAIEDNGSLRNTKWREIIGDDYIAKAFEYAHQAAPEAELYYNDYNMYRGKKRKAAAELAKKLQSKGIRIDGIGIQGHWGLSHPPSAEIQKSIDAFSNLGLKVMITELDLTVLPSAWEHRGADISQNYELRNEINPFPNGLPANMHRKLAKRYKQLFVLFSRNSGKLSRITFWGVHDGCSWRNNWPVRGRTDYPLLFNRNCKPKPAFEAVLEAGK
- a CDS encoding glycoside hydrolase family 127 protein; amino-acid sequence: MQRSGKTISVMFVLLVSVSAVMAAGSYPYQPVDFTKVHFNDSFWKPRLETNKNVTIPYAFEKCEQTGRIDNFKAAAGVINQEFQGRQGFDDSDVFKIMEGAAYCLMVEKDPELEEYLENLIGWVAGAQHDNGYLYTAWTLKARDRDAKTGNCCYINKPWDNLKSSHELYNAGHMYEAAAAHYTATGRRTFLEVAIKNADLVCDLFLDGEHQGYPGHQEIEMGLARLYRVTGNERYLKMAEEFLERRGEQSSPGSHSEYRQAHKPVTEQKEAVGHAVRANYMYSGMADIAAMTGSKEYIGAIDAIWNNIVGKKYYITGGVGARHAGEAYGDNYELPNESAYCETCAQVAFVMLNHRMFLLHGDSKYIDVLERTLYNSTVSGVSLDGDEFFYPNPLESQGSYSRSPWFGCACCPTNITRFMASVPGYVYAVRNDDLYVNLFGKSDANVSLDSVDVELKQKTEYPWNGEVEIEVSPEQQREFRLMVRIPGWCRNKPAPGGLYSYIDNIKPSWNISVNGRVIEPEMQKGYAVIKRKWQRGDSVELFMDMPVRYVDCIDKVEANIGKAAVERGPIVYCAEEPDNGKGKVQNFYLTQTSAAGKVLEIKNGMLAGNKKIVLPARKYNSPDIRQVVLTPYNVWNNRNPRTSMTVWFAQTKQGARKAAMSENAFISNMGIIEASYTYRGDEAEAVSDGKIPESSSDRSIPRWTSWPRRGKSQTITYSFDETQKVSSAGLYFYNGGGGVQLPASWHIERKISGSWEKMEPYLTDSYSVIEDSFNTVHPAEVKECEAMRIVVNPKKTSCAGILEAKIETE
- a CDS encoding IS30 family transposase codes for the protein MGYKHLNINERECILKMQAKGKKLSQIAEYLGRNKGTISRELSRNVSSTGDYKPHLALGYYNKRRVASKRPYRLEQNGRLCRLVINKLEQYHSPEQISARLKIDYPYEQEMRVSHLTIYSWIKRDKAAGGDYYKYLRQGHRKRRKKHGSSDKRGRIPERAPISERPAVVDKRSRIGDWEGDTVSGKGHSSFVATHVERKTRYLLVGKMDDKSAASMNVTTKRIFRKIPKFKRKTLTVDNGKEFGGFKEMERMVGLCCYFADPYSSYQRGTNENTNGLLRQFFPKGTDFKKVSKAEIDKAVSLINNRPRKCLNYRTPNEMLWSG
- a CDS encoding PEP-CTERM sorting domain-containing protein gives rise to the protein MGFISGIDSPLPSFGSDVQSVPDSFYGDSFGVTIVSDTSDQAIFFDEKDIDENNIASVSGGMTFQNKTISDLGLNLGTYQMNDSDFAEDENVTMTITPEPATLAILGLGGLFVRRRRA
- a CDS encoding RrF2 family transcriptional regulator, whose translation is MDVIRRNTDYALRIMVNLASNYMKGSKTSRQLSKEEEVSSQLTSKLLQTLKAAGFVKSIMGVKGGFELAKPPSQIQMLEVVAAVQGPITLNRCVLGKDKCPKQGKCPMTAKLNSLQQTIEENLRSVTMADLAELVKDN
- a CDS encoding cupin domain-containing protein gives rise to the protein MIITKTKDTPFTENPHKVKAQKLYDKTTAQIIHLTLEQGESLRKHITPVDVAFYVLEGKGLVEIGEESHEAEKDDIIESPKNIPHRWINTSDEKLRILVIKTPAPTSATRIL
- a CDS encoding P-II family nitrogen regulator, which produces MKMIIAFVKPNMLDAVMLALHKIEGLTGASSSEVQGFGQDRSVNDREISFKTSPHIKLELSCHNDLVDQVLSAIAQAAHTGLRGDGKIYVLPLNDAVRISSKERGEKAV
- a CDS encoding efflux RND transporter permease subunit → MLKKIIDMSLSNKLLVVLSVLLAVIFGIKSLNELPVDAFPDVSPSLVQVFTVTEGLAPEEVEKYVTYPVEAKMTGLPKVSKIRSVSNFGLSVVSIYFEDGTDIYFARQLVGEKLQEAREEIPEGFGDPKMGPIATGQGQILYYYLKDTSGEYSLTELRTIQDWIVKFNLQTVPGVTEVLGIGGHEKQFQIVVSPEALIRYDLTLNEVIRRIKENNVNAGAQFIEQDGEQLVVRSEGLAEGISDLKSIAVKTVDGRPVHISDVAEVKIGGAIRRGLQTRNGKEEVVAGMVVKLLGTNSSTVIERVQEKIDEIQKSLPDEVKIVPFYEQKTIVDASLDTVKNALLQGVILVVIVVFVFMGGFRPSVIVSVALAFSVLFTFIAMKYLGLSANLMTFGGIAIAIGMLVDGTIVVVENVDRMLSEASPDEPAAHVAARACSEVARPITFAISIIILVFLPLFTLQGVEGKTFRPLAATVALALLGSLIYAVLQAPALCSILMRRPAAKKAEKSHKDKSEPFIVRILLKAYQPLVRFFVRFRYVTVILAAALLILGAAIYPRLGSEFTPRLLEGDIMVNLTFAPSASIKESKRNVLLLEKRFLQIPEVGEVVSRIGRGEVGAHSAPVNVSHMNVILKPKSEWSGALSQVDIEAKIREKLKRFPGVQSNITQPIQLSVDELIGGVKAELAVKLFGGELDTLKSKGDQIAEVIRTVNGAADVQVQQMVGAPQLVIRPDRQAAARYGMDISEIQRVIEAAVGGVEVGQIFEGIRRFDIYLRYEKSARATPEAIRDIIAETPEGKRVPLDELAVVKEVVGPRQIQRENNQRYLSVQCNVVGRDIGSFVEDAKKKINAEINLPPGCFISWGGQFELQQKANKRLAVVIPITLSIIALLLYINFKKISNTLLILFNIPLALVGGVAALWLFGENFSVPASIGFIALFGIALENGMVLVTYLNQLTEKGLPIDEASVQGACMRLRPVLMTAGTTALGLVPLLLSSGTGSEVQKPLAMVVIGGLITSTILTLLVIPALYKWFSPQQIIEMQ